The bacterium genomic sequence GAATAGGCCATGGAATGGCATCGCCGTCACGTCCTCGGGCTGTCCGACTTCCACCCGGAAGAGATGGAATTCGTCATCGACACCGCCCGGTCGATGGAGGAGGTTCTCACGCGCGACATAAAGAAGGTCCCTGCCCTGCGCGGGAAGACCGTGATCAACCTCTTCTTCGAGGCCAGCACGCGGACCCGGACCTCGTTCGAAATCGCAGGGAAGCGTCTCTCCGCCGACGTGGTGAACTTCAGCGCGGGCACCTCGAGCGTCACGAAGGGCGAGACGCTCCTCGACACGGCCCGGAACATCGAGGCGATGAAGCCCAACATCCTCGTCGTCCGGCACTCCGCGTCCGGGGCGGCCCTTTTCCTGTCCCGCCACATCTCCTGCTCGATCATCAACGCGGGGGACGGCGCGAACGAACACCCTTCCCAGGGCCTGCTCGATCTCTACACGATCCTGAAGGTGAAGGGGAAGATCGCCGGCCTCAAGATCGCCATCGTCGGCGATATCCTGCACAGCCGGGTTGTTCGGTCGGACCTTCACTCCCTCGGAAGGATGGGGGCCAAGCTTTGGCTGTGCGGACCGGCGACCCTCGTTCCCCGGGAGATGGAGCGGACCGGGGCGGTCGTGACGAGCGACATCCGGGAAGCGGTCCGGGGCGCCGATGTCATCATCATGCTTCGGATCCAGCTGGAAAGGCAAAAAACAGCCTATTTCCCGTCACTAAGGGAGTATTCCCAAAAGTTTGGCTTGAACCGTGACGTCTTCTCCCTCGCGAAGGATGACGCGGTGATCATGCACCCGGGGCCGATCAACCGGGGGGTGGAGCTGTCCGACGAGCTGGCCGACTGCGAACGATCCCTTGTGCTGCGGCAGGTCGAGTCCGGGGTGGCCGTCCGGATGGCGCTTCTTTACCTTCTCGCTGGAGGTTCCCATGTTGCTCATTAAGGGAGGCAGGGTGATCGACCCGGCGTCCGGGCGGGACGAAATCGGTCACCTGGTGCTGGAGGACGGGAAGGTCCGCGAATTCCTGGGGGGCGATCCCCCCGTGCGGTTCCAGGGAAAGGTGATCTCCGCCGAGGGGATGTGGATCGTACCCGGCCTGATCGACATGCACGTTCACCTGCGGGATCCGGGATACGAGTGGAAAGAGGACATCCCCACCGGGACGCGCGCCGCCGCCGCGGGCGGCTTCACGACGGTCGCCTGCATGGCGAACACGAACCCGGTCAACGATTCCCCGGAGGTCACCCGGTATATCGTCGAGAAGGCGCGACGGGAAGGGTACGCCAACGTCCTCCCCGTGGCCGCCGTGACCCGCGGGCTCGATGGGAAGGAGATGGCGGACTTCTCCGAACTGGCCGATGCGGGAGCGGTGGCGTTTTCGGACGACGGCAAGCCGGTGGAGAACCCACTCCTCCTGCGGCGCGCGATGGAGTACGTCCGTCCCTTCGGGTTCCGAATCCTCTCCCACGCGGAGGATGCCGTCCTCGCCGGCGGCGGGGCGGCCCACGAGGGATGGACCGCCCGGAAGCTCGGGATTCCCGGGATCCCCTCCGCCGCGGAGGAGGTGGCCATCGCCCGGGACATCCTGATCGCCCGGCAGACGGGCGGAAAGCTTCACATCCAGCATATCAGCACCCGGATGGGGGTGGACCTTCTCCGGATGGCCCGGCGCGTCGGCCTCGATGTCACCGGCGAGACGGCTCCCCAATACTTCTCCCTGACCGACGCGGCCCTCGAAGGGTACGACACGAACGCGAAGATGAACCCTCCGCTGCGCGGCGAGGAGGACCGGATGGCCATCCTCGAAGGGATCCAGGACGGAACGATCGACGCGATCGCCTGCGACCACGCCCCCCACGAGGCGTACGTCAAGAAGTGCGAGTTCGCCGCCGCTGCCAACGGCATCATCGGCCTGCAGACCTCCCTTCCGCTCGCGCTTTCCCTGCTGGGGGGCGGGAAGGTCGTGCCGGCGCGTCTCGTCGACCTTTTGTCCGCCGGACCCGCGCGGATCCTCGGCCTGCGGGGAAAAGGAACGCTCGCCGCCGGCGCCGACGCCGACGTCACGATCATCGACCCCGAGGCGGAATGGGAATTCGGCCACGGGGACGTGCTGTCGAAGTCGAAGAACAGCCCCTTCCTCGGATGGAAGATGCGCGGCCGCGCGGCCGCGACGATCTGCGGAGGGCGGATCCGTCATGCGACGATCGAGGGAGTCCCGACGGATGCCTGAACGCAAAGCCCTTCTCGTCCTCGCGGACGGTACGGTCTTCGAGGGAGCCGCCTTCGGCTACGAGGGGGAGTGCTCCGGCGAGGTCGTCTTCAATACCGGCATGACCGGGTACCAGGAAGTGCTCACGGATCCGTCCTACAAGGGGCAGATCGTCACGATGACGTATCCGGAGATCGGGAACACGGGGATCAACCCGGAGGACGTGGAATCGAACCGCCCCTGGGTCGAAGGGTTCATCGTTCGCGAGGCCTGGGGCCCGCCGTCGAACTGGCGACACGTGGAGTCCCTCGACGCCTACCTCCGGCGGTACCACGTCTGCGGAATCGCGGGGATCGACACCCGCGCCCTCACACGGCGTCTCCGCGACGGCGGGTCCCAGATGGCGGTCCTGTCCGCGGCCGGGCTCGATGTCGAGCGCCTCGCGCGAAAAGCGAGAGAGCTCCCTTCCCTCGTTGGAAGGGATCTGGTGAAGGAGGTCACCTCCGAGCGTGCGGTCCATTGGACCACGGGGGACTGGGACATCGAGAAGGGATACCTGCCGGCCGCCTCGTTCCGGGCCAGGTTCGGATGCGTCCCGCGGATCGTCGCGATCGACTACGGCATCAAGCAAAACATCCTCCGGATGATGGTCTCCCACGGATTCGACGTGACCGTCGTGCCGGCCGCCGCCACCGCGGAGGAGATATTCGCGTACTCTCCGGACGGAGTTTTCCTGTCGAACGGGCCTGGAGATCCCGAAGGCGTGCCGTACGCCGTCGAAGCGGTCCGCGCGCTCCTCGGGAACGTCCCGATGTTCGGGATCTGCCTCGGACACCAGATCATGGGGCTCGCGCTGGGGGGAAGGACGTTCAAGCTGAAGTTCGGCCACCACGGATGCAACCATCCGGTGAAGGACCTGGCGACCGGCAAGGTCGAGATCACCAGCCAGAACCACAACTATTCGGTCGATCCCGCCTCCCTCGGCGGCGCCGCCCGGATCACGCACCTGAACCTGAACGACGGGACCGTGGAGGGGCTCTCCGTCCCCGCGATGCGCTGCTTCTCCGTGCAATACCACCCGGAGGCGTCCCCCGGCCCGCACGACTCCCGCTACCTCTTCACCCGGTTCCACCGATATCTTTGCGGCGAGGAGGAGCTGTGAGCGCGCACGACACCAGCCACAGAGGGATCTTCCCGTCTGAGCGTACGGCAGGAGAAACTCTCTTTAAGGTGCAGGCGCTTTCAGGGGACATACCTGGTGTAAACCCGGGATGCAGGGAAGGTGTGTCCCCTGCCCATCCCGCGAACGAGCAGCTTTCATCATGTCGTTTATGCCCACGCTCGTGCGCGGTGAACCGGCTCGCGGGGCAGCGGGGGTTCTGCGGCGCGGGGGGGCGCGCGCGCGTCGCCGCCGTTTCCGTCCACCACGGCGAGGAGCCGCCGATCTCGGGGACTCGCGGCTCGGGGACGATCTTTTTCAGCCACTGCAACATGAGGTGCCTCTTCTGCCAGAACTACCCGATCAGCCAATTCGGAAACGGGCGGGAGATGGATGCGGAATCGCTCTCCCGGGAAATGCTTCGACTCCGGGATTTGGGGGTTCACAACGTCAACTTCGTCACCCCCACCCCGCATGCGCCGCAGATGGTCGAGGCGATACTCCTTGCTCGCGGGAAGGGGTTCGACCTTCCGGTGGTCTACAACACGAACGGGTACGACGCACTCGAAACGCTCGCGCTCATCGACGGCTTCGTCGACATCTATTTGCCGGACGCGAAATATCGTTCCGCGGAGTTCGCCGACACGGCTTCCGGGACCCCGGACTACGCGCCGCACAACGATGCCGCCATCGCCGAGATGGTGCGTCAGGTCGGGTTCCTCTCCCCGGGGGAGGACGGAATTGCCGCGCGGGGGGTCCTCGTCCGCCACCTCGTCCTTCCCGGAAGGGTGGGGGAGACGGAAGCGATACTCGCGCATCTGCTGGATCGGCACGGCCCGGAGCTTCCCTTGTCCCTGATGGGACAGTATTTCCCTGCGTGGCGGGCGGCCGACGCCGGCGGGTTCGACAGGAAGGTTACGCGAAAGGAGTACGGACGCGCGATTTGTGCCGTTTCGCGACTCGGCTTCCGGAACGTTTTCATACAGGAGCGGTAGTGCCAAAGCGCGGGGACCTGAAAAAGATCATGCTCATCGGCTCCGGCCCGATCATCATCGGGCAGGCGTGCGAATTCGACTACTCGGGCACCCAGGCGTGCAAGGCCCTCCGCGAGGAGGGGTACGAGGTCGTCCTCGTCAACAGCAACC encodes the following:
- a CDS encoding aspartate carbamoyltransferase catalytic subunit, giving the protein MEWHRRHVLGLSDFHPEEMEFVIDTARSMEEVLTRDIKKVPALRGKTVINLFFEASTRTRTSFEIAGKRLSADVVNFSAGTSSVTKGETLLDTARNIEAMKPNILVVRHSASGAALFLSRHISCSIINAGDGANEHPSQGLLDLYTILKVKGKIAGLKIAIVGDILHSRVVRSDLHSLGRMGAKLWLCGPATLVPREMERTGAVVTSDIREAVRGADVIIMLRIQLERQKTAYFPSLREYSQKFGLNRDVFSLAKDDAVIMHPGPINRGVELSDELADCERSLVLRQVESGVAVRMALLYLLAGGSHVAH
- a CDS encoding dihydroorotase; translated protein: MLLIKGGRVIDPASGRDEIGHLVLEDGKVREFLGGDPPVRFQGKVISAEGMWIVPGLIDMHVHLRDPGYEWKEDIPTGTRAAAAGGFTTVACMANTNPVNDSPEVTRYIVEKARREGYANVLPVAAVTRGLDGKEMADFSELADAGAVAFSDDGKPVENPLLLRRAMEYVRPFGFRILSHAEDAVLAGGGAAHEGWTARKLGIPGIPSAAEEVAIARDILIARQTGGKLHIQHISTRMGVDLLRMARRVGLDVTGETAPQYFSLTDAALEGYDTNAKMNPPLRGEEDRMAILEGIQDGTIDAIACDHAPHEAYVKKCEFAAAANGIIGLQTSLPLALSLLGGGKVVPARLVDLLSAGPARILGLRGKGTLAAGADADVTIIDPEAEWEFGHGDVLSKSKNSPFLGWKMRGRAAATICGGRIRHATIEGVPTDA
- the carA gene encoding glutamine-hydrolyzing carbamoyl-phosphate synthase small subunit; the encoded protein is MPERKALLVLADGTVFEGAAFGYEGECSGEVVFNTGMTGYQEVLTDPSYKGQIVTMTYPEIGNTGINPEDVESNRPWVEGFIVREAWGPPSNWRHVESLDAYLRRYHVCGIAGIDTRALTRRLRDGGSQMAVLSAAGLDVERLARKARELPSLVGRDLVKEVTSERAVHWTTGDWDIEKGYLPAASFRARFGCVPRIVAIDYGIKQNILRMMVSHGFDVTVVPAAATAEEIFAYSPDGVFLSNGPGDPEGVPYAVEAVRALLGNVPMFGICLGHQIMGLALGGRTFKLKFGHHGCNHPVKDLATGKVEITSQNHNYSVDPASLGGAARITHLNLNDGTVEGLSVPAMRCFSVQYHPEASPGPHDSRYLFTRFHRYLCGEEEL
- a CDS encoding radical SAM protein translates to MSPAHPANEQLSSCRLCPRSCAVNRLAGQRGFCGAGGRARVAAVSVHHGEEPPISGTRGSGTIFFSHCNMRCLFCQNYPISQFGNGREMDAESLSREMLRLRDLGVHNVNFVTPTPHAPQMVEAILLARGKGFDLPVVYNTNGYDALETLALIDGFVDIYLPDAKYRSAEFADTASGTPDYAPHNDAAIAEMVRQVGFLSPGEDGIAARGVLVRHLVLPGRVGETEAILAHLLDRHGPELPLSLMGQYFPAWRAADAGGFDRKVTRKEYGRAICAVSRLGFRNVFIQER